From Persicobacter psychrovividus, the proteins below share one genomic window:
- a CDS encoding glycoside hydrolase family 28 protein — MRNLLIVLLSFFSLNGFCETYNVLDYGIVGDNKTVNTKAIQALIDKCSETKGTIVFPAGDYVTGTIFIKSNVHINLMAGATLFGSTDLADYPFIDHKFPTNVGEYAHHALVYANSAENFSIFGGGQINGNGKHPKLDVLRESDKHMLRPYMIQFVNCKNIRMQGIELFSPSFWLQHYLACTDVFLDGLYIQSHGAANNDGLDIDDCKNMVVSNCIFDCEDDVLCFKSTTPVGTDNVTITNCVIKTNCNAIKFGTDSHTAFTNINISNITINEPAQEGRETFFGTKHGICGIAIEAVDGTLIDNMNFSNIVINNTDTPFYIKIGDRLRKSYPEQEDKVVRDCKNMTFSNITVRGISKYASSIMGIPTYNIENIFFDNIVYETQGFTGFNPDNMLNVPENSKMYPSPEIYGVFPAHTFYVRHANNVSFKNMKVITNGEDSRHAFVFDDVHGIRVGDVDFKGDKAITPIRLINSTDAFITGNIVEYAADNLVQVEGKSTKGIMVSGNNARNLNGVVKTADEVKGSEIFQFNNWSKDMKQLMK; from the coding sequence ATGAGAAATTTACTTATAGTTTTACTGTCATTTTTTAGCCTGAATGGTTTCTGTGAAACCTACAACGTATTGGATTACGGCATTGTAGGGGACAACAAAACCGTCAATACCAAGGCGATACAAGCATTGATCGACAAGTGTTCAGAGACTAAAGGAACAATTGTTTTCCCAGCAGGTGATTATGTTACGGGAACAATCTTTATCAAAAGCAATGTACATATTAATCTGATGGCCGGCGCTACCTTGTTTGGGAGCACTGACCTTGCGGATTACCCATTCATTGATCACAAATTCCCAACCAACGTGGGCGAGTATGCACACCACGCTTTGGTTTATGCCAATAGTGCTGAGAATTTTTCAATCTTCGGTGGTGGGCAGATCAACGGTAATGGTAAACACCCTAAACTCGATGTATTGCGCGAGTCGGATAAGCACATGTTGCGCCCATACATGATTCAGTTTGTGAACTGTAAAAACATCAGAATGCAGGGTATAGAGTTGTTCTCGCCAAGTTTCTGGTTACAGCATTACCTCGCTTGTACTGATGTATTCCTCGATGGGCTCTACATTCAGTCACATGGTGCAGCCAACAACGACGGTCTGGATATCGATGACTGTAAAAATATGGTCGTTTCTAACTGTATCTTCGATTGTGAGGATGATGTATTGTGTTTTAAAAGTACCACACCTGTAGGGACAGACAACGTTACGATCACCAACTGTGTGATCAAAACAAACTGTAACGCCATCAAATTTGGTACAGATAGCCATACTGCCTTCACCAACATTAACATCTCCAACATCACCATCAACGAGCCTGCACAAGAAGGCCGTGAGACTTTCTTCGGTACCAAGCACGGGATCTGTGGTATTGCTATTGAGGCAGTGGATGGTACGTTGATTGACAATATGAACTTTTCAAACATTGTGATCAACAATACCGATACTCCTTTCTATATCAAGATCGGAGACCGTTTGAGAAAGTCATACCCTGAGCAAGAGGATAAAGTTGTTCGTGACTGTAAAAACATGACCTTCTCTAACATCACTGTTCGTGGTATTTCAAAATATGCTTCTTCAATCATGGGTATCCCTACTTATAATATTGAGAACATCTTTTTTGATAATATTGTATATGAAACACAGGGCTTTACCGGTTTTAATCCTGACAATATGTTGAATGTTCCTGAGAACTCTAAGATGTATCCTTCACCAGAGATTTATGGCGTATTCCCAGCACATACGTTCTATGTCCGTCATGCCAACAACGTATCTTTCAAAAATATGAAAGTCATTACCAACGGAGAGGATAGTCGTCACGCATTTGTATTTGATGATGTTCACGGTATCCGGGTGGGTGATGTGGATTTCAAAGGTGACAAAGCGATCACACCAATCCGTTTGATCAACTCAACAGACGCCTTCATCACCGGTAACATTGTGGAATATGCTGCTGACAATTTGGTTCAGGTGGAAGGTAAATCTACCAAAGGGATCATGGTTTCGGGCAATAACGCCAGAAACTTAAATGGTGTAGTGAAAACTGCCGACGAAGTGAAGGGCAGCGAGATCTTTCAGTTTAACAACTGGAGCAAAGACATGAAACAACTGATGAAATAG
- a CDS encoding FISUMP domain-containing protein: MKRNFLAVLLALVALPFMAQAQKVKTKTLIDERDGQNYKIIKVGKQWWMAENLRYNPGTSLAAENTAIQDEVGFDVNAGYPLSGEEDTDTYGLYYTWKEAKQVCPTGWKLPSMDDWNELIETVGGKEVAGAKLTSHSDKWREPFAENIKPIGFNVEPSGYRFYILYRLWQEGNRTFFWSSTEAHKQSALGVDFSAGYNEAFVEDLGYRKENAISVRCIKE; this comes from the coding sequence ATGAAACGGAATTTTTTAGCAGTCTTATTGGCATTGGTCGCTTTACCTTTTATGGCACAGGCTCAGAAGGTAAAAACCAAAACGCTTATCGATGAGCGAGACGGCCAAAACTATAAAATTATCAAAGTGGGAAAACAATGGTGGATGGCCGAAAACCTTCGCTATAATCCTGGTACTTCATTGGCTGCCGAAAACACAGCCATTCAGGATGAGGTAGGTTTTGATGTGAATGCAGGTTACCCACTTTCGGGTGAGGAAGATACAGACACTTATGGTTTGTATTATACCTGGAAAGAAGCCAAGCAAGTGTGTCCAACAGGATGGAAATTACCTTCAATGGACGATTGGAATGAGTTGATTGAAACCGTTGGTGGGAAAGAAGTTGCGGGCGCAAAATTGACCTCTCACTCTGACAAATGGAGAGAACCATTCGCAGAAAACATCAAGCCGATCGGTTTCAATGTGGAGCCTTCAGGTTACCGGTTTTACATCCTTTACCGCTTATGGCAAGAAGGAAACAGAACCTTCTTCTGGTCATCTACTGAAGCACACAAACAATCCGCTTTGGGCGTAGATTTCTCCGCAGGTTATAACGAAGCTTTCGTTGAGGATTTGGGCTACAGAAAGGAAAATGCCATTTCTGTCAGATGTATTAAAGAATAA
- a CDS encoding glycoside hydrolase family 9 protein yields the protein MRFLSGIICCCLSVAFMMACESSTKNVEPMPKVVHMGVLSPKVVHLQIQEGEMIPGYQVKYVKQQGDSVAVVKSKLRDLEVSYPLFRNGKEIGWLSGPHHEILAMGQQMKGQDLKTENITQASAYKVFSKEDDRCLEGVSPLAVYQKSKANNWVEPSRKFMMLHDLYFELPFGMKPNAHYTLEAKGLNVDPQKLAWDYNEQVENFAFQLPDIGYQLDDPSKTAYLSAWLGTGGSFSFDEAHDFEVRRANDNKVVFKGKVEKALDENEVEYNIDDHNFAKTNVYQLKFGELANTGEYYIEIPSFGRSEHFKISKSTFRDAFKVAMKGFFHIRGNMEMKEPYTDFKRPEAYLPNKDIKTYRSAVSLMNTGNGLNARGLDKDNFGELLKHKTDELVTINAYGGYHDAGDWDRRVQHLYCSRLMLELFELYPAYFEAFNGNIPESKNNIPDIIDEVIFNISFYKSLQTAEGGICGGLEAEDHPREGETSYQESYETFVYAPDMWSSFIYAGVASRLSYLVEQYDAKLAAEYKSSALKAYQWGEGRFSAAYAAKSDQPLKREVFTEKSQAALDLYRLTGNRKFFHDFKQFSALNPSLEKMAKGNANEKWPFFKDAEAYQQASSDALFLLQMVPQKLLKSVDYPLVKQAEDMLIAQADSVLHYQQGNAYNIGAEGKSRSIMVGYFSVAHGMEMARAYRLTHQQKYLQGIFRSTDYALGANPMRLVYMSGLTDKSIKNSYHPDSRLTGQKLPAGILCYGQFDPEAKLSAYFTWPLKYYLNEQDTPAAKDFPAYEFYHDIYRWMIQNEWTPQQTMAPNAYVWGFLAAQASQQQPI from the coding sequence ATGAGATTTTTAAGTGGTATAATTTGTTGTTGCCTGTCGGTGGCTTTTATGATGGCTTGCGAGTCGTCAACAAAAAATGTTGAGCCTATGCCGAAGGTGGTGCATATGGGCGTTTTGAGCCCTAAGGTGGTTCACCTTCAAATTCAGGAGGGGGAGATGATTCCTGGTTATCAAGTGAAATATGTCAAGCAGCAAGGGGATTCAGTAGCAGTTGTAAAAAGTAAACTGCGCGATCTGGAGGTTTCTTACCCCTTATTCAGAAATGGCAAAGAGATCGGCTGGCTTTCTGGGCCTCATCATGAAATATTGGCTATGGGTCAGCAAATGAAGGGACAGGATTTAAAGACTGAAAATATTACTCAGGCATCCGCATACAAGGTTTTCTCCAAAGAGGATGACCGTTGTCTGGAGGGCGTTAGCCCATTGGCGGTTTATCAAAAAAGTAAAGCCAACAACTGGGTGGAGCCAAGCCGTAAATTCATGATGTTGCATGACCTTTATTTCGAGCTCCCTTTCGGGATGAAACCGAATGCCCACTATACGCTTGAAGCTAAAGGACTCAATGTTGACCCGCAAAAATTAGCCTGGGATTATAATGAGCAAGTGGAGAATTTCGCTTTTCAGTTACCTGATATTGGTTATCAGTTGGATGACCCTTCAAAAACCGCTTATTTGAGCGCCTGGTTGGGTACCGGTGGGAGTTTTAGCTTTGACGAAGCCCATGACTTTGAAGTGCGCCGTGCAAATGATAACAAAGTTGTGTTCAAGGGAAAAGTGGAGAAAGCACTGGATGAAAATGAAGTGGAATACAATATTGATGATCATAATTTTGCAAAAACCAATGTGTATCAGCTCAAATTTGGTGAGTTGGCCAACACTGGAGAATATTATATTGAAATTCCATCTTTCGGTCGCAGTGAGCATTTCAAAATTTCGAAATCGACTTTCAGGGATGCTTTCAAGGTAGCCATGAAAGGATTCTTTCATATTCGTGGGAATATGGAAATGAAGGAGCCTTATACCGACTTCAAACGGCCGGAAGCTTATTTGCCCAACAAAGATATTAAAACGTACCGTTCGGCGGTTTCTTTAATGAACACCGGAAACGGATTGAATGCCCGCGGTCTGGATAAAGATAACTTTGGGGAGTTACTCAAACATAAAACGGATGAATTGGTAACGATCAACGCTTACGGCGGTTACCATGATGCCGGAGACTGGGATCGCCGCGTTCAACATTTGTATTGCAGCCGCTTGATGTTGGAGCTTTTTGAATTGTACCCCGCTTACTTCGAAGCGTTCAATGGAAATATTCCCGAAAGCAAGAACAATATTCCGGACATCATCGACGAGGTTATTTTCAATATCTCTTTCTATAAAAGTCTGCAAACTGCTGAGGGCGGTATTTGCGGTGGATTGGAAGCCGAAGATCACCCGCGCGAGGGAGAAACCTCTTATCAGGAATCTTACGAAACTTTTGTTTATGCACCCGATATGTGGTCAAGTTTCATCTATGCGGGGGTTGCTTCAAGACTTTCCTATTTGGTGGAACAATACGATGCTAAATTAGCTGCGGAATATAAATCTTCTGCATTGAAAGCCTACCAATGGGGCGAAGGGCGTTTCAGTGCCGCTTATGCTGCAAAATCAGATCAGCCGCTGAAGCGTGAGGTATTTACCGAAAAAAGCCAGGCGGCTTTGGACCTTTATCGCCTGACAGGCAATAGAAAATTCTTCCATGACTTCAAACAGTTTAGTGCGTTGAATCCTTCGCTGGAAAAAATGGCCAAAGGTAACGCCAATGAAAAATGGCCTTTCTTTAAGGATGCGGAAGCCTATCAGCAGGCCAGCAGTGATGCCCTTTTCTTGTTACAGATGGTACCACAAAAATTATTGAAATCTGTAGATTACCCACTGGTGAAGCAGGCAGAAGATATGCTGATCGCTCAGGCAGACAGTGTGTTGCATTATCAGCAGGGAAATGCCTATAATATTGGTGCTGAAGGTAAATCGAGAAGCATTATGGTTGGGTATTTCTCCGTAGCACATGGGATGGAGATGGCTCGGGCTTATCGTCTTACCCATCAGCAAAAGTACCTTCAGGGAATTTTCAGAAGCACAGATTACGCCTTGGGTGCCAACCCGATGCGATTGGTTTATATGAGTGGACTGACAGATAAGAGCATCAAAAACTCCTATCACCCAGACAGCCGATTGACAGGGCAAAAACTGCCTGCAGGAATCCTGTGCTATGGGCAGTTTGATCCTGAAGCCAAGCTTTCCGCCTATTTCACCTGGCCACTGAAGTATTATTTGAACGAACAGGACACCCCCGCGGCCAAAGATTTTCCGGCTTATGAATTTTATCATGACATCTACCGATGGATGATACAAAACGAATGGACACCACAGCAAACCATGGCGCCAAATGCCTATGTGTGGGGGTTCCTCGCAGCGCAGGCGAGCCAGCAACAGCCGATTTAA